The DNA region GCCGGACGCTACCGGGACCTGATGCGCCAGTGGAAGGCCGCCGGACCCGCGCCCAAGGCGGTCGACGACCAGCTCTGGGGTCGCTTCCGCGGCGCCCAGGACAGGTTCTTCGGCGCCCGCGACGCGGCCAACGCCGCCCTGGACGCCGAGTTCGCCGCCAACGCCGAGGTGAAGGAGGCGATCCTGGTCGAGGCCGAGGCGCTGCTCCCGATCACCGATCTCGCCGCGGCCAAGGCCACCTTCCGCGGCATCGCGGAGCGCTGGGACGAGGCGGGCAAGGTGCCGCGCGCCCGGATCAAGGAGCTCGAGGGACGGATGAGGGTCGTCGAGCAGGAGATCCGCAAGCTCGAGGACGACCAGTGGCGTCGTACCGACCCGGAGAAGTCGGCCCGCGCCGACGACATGGTCTCCAAGCTCGAGTCCGCCATCGCGGAGGCCGAGGAGAAGCTCGCCAAGGCCCAGGCGTCGGGGGACCAGAAGCGGATCGCCGAGTTGGAGAAGAACCTCGAGGGTCAGCGCTCCTTCTTGGAGATGGCGCGGCGGGCGAGCGCCGACTTCAGCTGACCGGCGGTGTCGGTCTCGGGCGCGGAGCGGCGCCGGAGACCGGCACCCCTCAGGCGGTCACCCGGTAGACGTCGAAGACGCCCGGCACGCTGCGTACCGCGTTCAGCACCGTGTCGAGGTGCTTCGCGTCGGCCATCTCGAAGGTGAACCGCAGCTTGGCGACCCGGTCGCGGCTGGTGTTCAAGGTGGCGGACAGCAGGTCCAGGTGGGCGTCGGAGAGCACCAGGGAGACATCGGAGAGCAGGCGCGCGCGGTCCAGTGCCTCGACCTGGATGTTGACCAGGAACGTCGACTGACCGGTGGGCGCCCACTCGACGTCGAGCACCTTGTCGGGCTGGGTCATCAGGTTGGCGGCATTGGTGCAGTCCGTGCGGTGCACCGAGACGCCGCCGCCCTTGGTGACGAACCCGAGGATCTCGTCGGGCGGCACCGGGGTGCAGCAGCGGGCCAGCTTGACCCAGACGTCCGGGGCGCCGCGCACGATGACGCCGGAGTCTCCGCCGCTGGTGGAGCGGGCCCGCCGGCTGCGGCCGGTGATGGTGACGGCCTCGGCGAGGTCCTCCTGGGCGCCCTCGTCGCCGCCGTGCAGCTCGATCACCCGGCGCACCACGGTCTGCGCACCGATGTTGCTCTCCCCCACGGCCGCGTAGAGCGCGGTCACGTCGGCGACCTTGCACTGCTCGGCGACCTGGCTGAGGATGTCGTGGCTCATCAGGCGCTTGAGGGGCAGGCCCTCCTTGCGCATCAGCTTGGCGATCTCGTCCTTGCCCTTGTCGATCGCCTCCTCGCGCCGCTCCTTGGTGAACCACTGACGGATCTTGGAGCGGGCGCGCTGGGACTTGACGAAGTTGAGCCAGTCACGCGACGGTCCCGCGGTGGGCGCCTTGGAGGTGAAGACCTCGACCACGTCGCCGTTCTCCAGGGTCGACTCCAGCGGCACCAGCCGCCCGTTCACCCGCGAGCCGATCGTGTGGTGGCCGACCTCGGTGTGCACCGCATAGGCGAAGTCCACCGGCGTCGAGCCCGACGGCAGCGCGATCACGTCGCCGCGAGGGGTGAAGACGTAGGTCTCGGTCTGGTTGATCTCGAAGCGCAGCGACTCCAGGAACTCGCCCGGGTCGTCGATCTCGCTCTGCCAGTCGAGCAGCTGGCGCACCCAGCTCATGTCGTCGAGGTCGCCGCGCTGGTCGGTGTCGTTGCCGACGCGCCCGTCCTCCTTGTACTTCCAGTGCGCCGCGACGCCGTACTCCGCACGCCGGTGCATCGCGAAGGTGCGGATCTGCATCTCCACCGGTTTGCCGGCCGGGCCGATCACGGTGGTGTGCAGCGACTGGTACATGTTGAACTTCGGCATCGCGACGTAGTCCTTGAACCGGCCGAGCACCGGGTTCCACCGCGAGTGCAGTACGCCGAGGACCCCGTAGCAGTCGCGGTCCTGCTCGACCAGGATCCGGATGCCGACCAGATCGTAGATGTCGGAGAAGTCGCGGCCGCCGACGATCATCTTCTGGTAGATCGAGTAGTAGTGCTTCGGTCGGCCGGTCACGGTCGCCTTGATCTTCGACTCGCGCAGGTCCTTCTCGACCTGGCTGATCACCTCGGCCAGGAAGGTGTCCCGGGCCGGCGCCCGCTCGGCGACCATCCGTACGATCTCGTCGTAGATCTTCGGGTGGAGGGTGGCGAAGGCCAGGTCCTCCAGCTCCCACTTGATCGTGTTCATGCCCAGCCGGTGGGCCAGCGGGGCGTAGATGTCCAGCGTCTCCCGCGCGGTCCGCTCCTGGCTCTTCGGCGGGACGAACCGCAGCGTGCGCATGTTGTGCAGGCGGTCGGCCAGCTTGATCACCAGGACCCGGATGTCGCGGGACATCGCGACGATCATCTTGCGGATCGTCTCGGCCTTCGCGTTCTCGCCGTAGACGACCTTGTCCAGCTTGGTGACACCGTCGACGAGGCGGGCGACCTCGTCACCGAAGTCCCGACGACACTCGTCGAGCGTGTACGGCGTGTCCTCGACCGTGTCGTGCAGCAGCGCCGCAACGAGCGTCGGCTCGGTCATCCCGATCCCGGCCAGGATCGTGGTCACCGCGAGCGG from Nocardioides sambongensis includes:
- a CDS encoding RelA/SpoT family protein — encoded protein: MAEERTAPRPSPVRARLARMGGRSGSSNPVLEPLFRAVRANHPKADLALLERAYATAERLHGDQRRKSGDPYITHPLAVTTILAGIGMTEPTLVAALLHDTVEDTPYTLDECRRDFGDEVARLVDGVTKLDKVVYGENAKAETIRKMIVAMSRDIRVLVIKLADRLHNMRTLRFVPPKSQERTARETLDIYAPLAHRLGMNTIKWELEDLAFATLHPKIYDEIVRMVAERAPARDTFLAEVISQVEKDLRESKIKATVTGRPKHYYSIYQKMIVGGRDFSDIYDLVGIRILVEQDRDCYGVLGVLHSRWNPVLGRFKDYVAMPKFNMYQSLHTTVIGPAGKPVEMQIRTFAMHRRAEYGVAAHWKYKEDGRVGNDTDQRGDLDDMSWVRQLLDWQSEIDDPGEFLESLRFEINQTETYVFTPRGDVIALPSGSTPVDFAYAVHTEVGHHTIGSRVNGRLVPLESTLENGDVVEVFTSKAPTAGPSRDWLNFVKSQRARSKIRQWFTKERREEAIDKGKDEIAKLMRKEGLPLKRLMSHDILSQVAEQCKVADVTALYAAVGESNIGAQTVVRRVIELHGGDEGAQEDLAEAVTITGRSRRARSTSGGDSGVIVRGAPDVWVKLARCCTPVPPDEILGFVTKGGGVSVHRTDCTNAANLMTQPDKVLDVEWAPTGQSTFLVNIQVEALDRARLLSDVSLVLSDAHLDLLSATLNTSRDRVAKLRFTFEMADAKHLDTVLNAVRSVPGVFDVYRVTA